ATCTGTGGCACAATATTTGTAATCATGTGGGAAACCGCACTTTGTAATTCTCATGAGaattacgaaaaagggtttccccctgctttatattataaagcaacagcCGAGCATACAACCATCGATAccacaaaaagaaagaagaagaaggaaaaaagaaggCAACAGAGGATACAAGATGCCACCGGACAACAGCAGCCCTGACAACCCTAGAAGCTAGGACATCGAGGACCCCGGCAACTCCAGGACATGCCCACGACACGCTCACGCTAATGGAGTGGCCCGCCGCCGGTGGAAGCGCACAGCCGTCAACTCACATACCGTTGCCGGCCATCCGGGAGCACGCTTGATCCCGGATGGACTAGGAGAGGATGGCAACACGCTACCACGCCGGCAAAGTTACTCCGATCAATGCCACCGCCTCGGGCTATGCCACGAAGAACACCGAACATTGTCGAGCATGACCCACTGAAGAACCGGCAACCGACCATGCCAAAGCCGCGACCACCACTCACCCGTCCCAAAGGCGGCGTCTTCAAGAAGAAAGCGACGCcaagacgccgtcgccgcccaatCCAAGGGGATTCGGGTTTTCACCCGGGACAAAGGAGAGGAGGAGCATGGGCTAGGACTCGATGCCGACCCCAAGAAGTAGAACGGCGACGGAGCGCCGCCGGCATTGTGGCTGCCGCAGCTCGCCAAGGGTTCCCCCCATCCATAGCCCACTCCAACCAACCACCAAACCAGCCACACGAGGTCGCCGGCAACCGAGTCGGCGTGGGCGGCCAGAGAACGCGGAGGTCGCCGTCTTCAAATCGAGATCCATGCTCACCGCCGACGCGCCGCCCGCACGGCCAAGTCCAGCGGCCGGAACCATCAGCACCACCTCCCCCCGTCGCCAGGGAGGGGTGCCCTCGCCGGAGGAGGCCGCCGCCCGTACCTGCGCCGCCCAAACTGGAGGCCCCGCCGCCACGCCACCTGCCCCGCCAGCCGCCGGCCACGGCAGGGGAGGTCGCCCGTGGTCCAGGCCGCCCGCAGCCCCCGCCACCCGCCGGGCCGCCGGCGCCAGATCTGGCCAGACCCGACGGGTGCGGCACCACCAGAgaccgcggccgccgcgccgcAAGAGGAGGCCCCGCGCGCGACGCCGCCAACCACGTGCGCCGCCGCTCAGAGCCCCCGTCGCCGCACCGCTGCACCCCGCGCCAGTGCAGCGCCTCCACGCGCCCGGGCCGTCCCGCGCCAGCCGAGGGAAGTAGAGGGGAGGGGAAacgaggccccgccgccgccgaagccagcCGGGCTTTGCCCGCTGGCccttgccggcggcggcgaggggaggaggagggagggagggcgcggagagccggcggctagggtttcccccgcgTCGCTCGCGGGAGCGGCGGGGAGGGAGGGGGGGAGGACTCAGGTCACGCTCCCACTTCGATTATCAGCAACAATAAAATTAAGCATTCTCATGAGAATTAATAAAGCAGTATTTTCCTATGTGTGtttgtttctttatttattttgtataCGGATGTATACTGGCACGCCCGCAATCTTTACTTTATTGCCGTTACGCACTAGGAAATACCCCTGCCCGGGGACGTTTCTTTTTCGCGAAACAATACTATTTCGTAATTAGCAGAGACATACGTACGCCATGATGCATACATACGGACTGGCTAGCTAGCTGAAAGATGAAGGGCGCGGGCTTTGGCTCCGCTAGCTTCATTGCCGTGGCCGTGTCTTGCCCGGGATCACTTCCTCACTGAGTGGCCGAGCCAAAATGACCACTCCGACTGTGTATCGACCGACCGAATTTTTACTTCTAATATCTTAGTTGGTAGTTTTCCGgttaattttcgtcccacctcctcTAGTTTTTTTCGTCCTCCCTCCCATCTCCCAATTCCCCCACAGTAACGATTCCACCTCCCAATTTCGTCGGTTTTTTTTGTAGGTTTTTTTTCGTAGTTTCTTATTTGCCCCCCTCCCACTGGCTGGACAAACCCAACGTTTATTtggtatctctactcctaatgtctcactTGGTAGTCTCCGAGgttaattttcgtcccacctcctttggtttttttcgtcctccctcccacctcccaattCCCCCACAGTAACGATCCCACCTCCCAGTTTCGCCGGTTTTTTTCGTAGGTTTTTTTTCGTAGGTTTTTTATTCGCCCCCCTCCCACTGGCCGGACAAACCCAACGTTTATTTGGTAACACAATGAATTCACATATGGTGATTGATTTCTTCTTTGGTAACCCAACtaacggatggtaatcaatcttcaAATACCAAAACCAAACGTACAAGGCAACAATCAATTCACGTATCACAATCAATTCACGTACCAAAACCATTCGTTACCCTGTTCCACCGATCGATACACAATCCCTCTGATTTTTTGTTGCGTTGCTCGCTCCTCCCCCGAGTCCCTCCCAAGGAAGGAAATCAATGAGCAATCCCTCCTTCCAAGTGAAGCATGTGTTGACCAAGGAAATAAATTGGCTGGCAATCCCCTTTGATCCGATCGATTAACTGCAGATGGACGTGCCTAGAGAGAAGAAAGGGGTAGAGTGCTACCTCCTGCTAGATCACACCAcgcctccggccaccccgcgtTTCCCATGTCGGCGCACGATGTGGCGCTATGGTCGTCGTGCATGCCACCACCCGCGTCATCCGTGGAGCCCTAGCCGCTCTAATCCGATGGCCCCTTCCCCTACATCCCCAACCTCGTCAAATACTCAGATCCGGGAGGACGCAAGAAGGCCGACGCGGAGGACACGCAGGGGCGCACGGTGATGCGGGTTGCCGCCGGTCTCAGGTCCAAGACTGCGCGCGGCACGCCGTTGCAAGAGATGCTCAGACAGATGCATTGGACCTGGTCACTGACGCGATGGCACCCGACTCCGCAGCGCAGCCGACCTATGGTCTCTCCTTGGCTTCAACAAGGCCATGTTGTGCTTATGCATCAGCCCCGCCCCGCGGTGCGCATGTCAGTAGTCCTACTGGCTACTGCACATATAGTTACACTGTTACTTTCCTTCAGCAAAAGATCCATGCCTTGTTACTTGAGTTTCTTGATCTTTTTCTCCTGCTAAACCATTGTTTTGAATGGTGATTCCAGGAAGGAGGAGCGGACACCTACGCCATGTGTCATCAGTGGAGGTAGGATGGCAAGAAAAAGCTCTCCAACACCAACTTCACATTGTTCCGTAGTTTGATTCATTATATTTTCCCCAAGTTCCATGTTCCCCCCTTTTCCATTCCATGCATGTATGCGTTGTGTTGTGTGTGGTAAAGCAATTTCCAGAAGAACCATAACTATTTATGTATGTTGGTATATTTACCGGTGAATTTGCAAGACATTCAAATGGGTGAGTTAACTAGGGTGTGTGTTTCTGCTGATCCACGACATATGGACGTAGTTGTTCTACTCCTTATTTAACCGGAAGAATTCCTAGCTGGGATGAAGCTGGGCCATTTTAAGGCTAGCTCTTACATGTTCTCCAAGTGTTAGAGCTTCTCAAATTGTAGACTCACTATTGCCTTGCAGTTTCTACTCCACTGCCGCCTGCTTATATGAATATTTCCCTTTAAAGTTCTCACTAATTTGGTATGCTAGACACGCAAAAGTGCCCGCTTTCAAATTGTCATAAAGTATTCGATTCGTGCACAattcaatctccaaacaaaggaaacaattaaCCTCTACATCCCGtatccaataagatggatatgtgtgtgtgtgttagagagagagagagagagggagagggggagagagagtgaggaagagggagggagagagtgtgtgtgaggatttgatggtaaaaaaggtcgtcaatgtcacttgatatgtgtgagaatattaaatgtaatattagcACGATTAATATTAAACTCTTAAAGTTAATATggccctgttgcaacgcacgggcgttcttctagtaatAATTAATAAATGTAAACTGCTGAAGCTATATATGTATGCCGTGCGCACACTACTGTCTACCCACAGCCACAATCATTCACCATGCCGTGCGCTGCCGTCTGCCCAGTGCCCACAATCACCATGCACCCTCCTGCAAAGATgctgctcctcctcgccggcgtcgtTGCCGTACTGCTCGCCACCTCGTCCCATGTGTCAGCCGCCTGCACACCGCAGGAGCGGGACGCACTGCTGGCCATCAAGCGAGGCATCACCGGCGAGATCGGCACCGCTGGTCTCCTCGCCTCATGGCGGAAAGACGAAGACTGCTGCCGGTGGAGAGGTGTCCGGTGCAGCAACCGGACTGGCCATGTCGTCGCGCTGAACCTTTGAGGCCAGGGACTGGCCGGTGAGATAAGTCCTTCTCTGCTCTCCCTGCCGCATCTGGAGCATCTTGATCTCAGCGCCACCAACCTTACCGGCCGTATTCCTGCCTTTCTGGGTTCTTTGGAAAACTTGAGGTATCTTAACCTATCCCATGTAAAGTTTTCTCCCGGGGAAGTGCCTCCCCCACCTTGGCAAACTCTCAAAGCTGCACTATCTTGACCTCTCACCCTATGACTATAACTATGTGTCCTCCAAGGATCTCTCATGGTTAACACGTCTACAGTTTCCAAGGTATCTCAACCTGGGTGCCGTAGACCTGAGCACAGTAGCCGATTGGCCTCATGTGGTCAACGCCCTTCCGTCTTTGAGGTCCCTTCATCTTCATCGTTGTGCGCTAATTAGTGCCCACCAGTCGCTCCCACAATTAAACCTCAGTACAACCATTGAGGATCTCGACCTCTCTGAAAACAACTTTGACCACCCGATTGCCTCTTGCTGGTTATGGAACCTAACAAGACTCAAGCATCTCTACCTTGAAGCTAACATTGGACTATATGGTCAGCTTCCGGATGCATTGGGCGGTATGGTATCCTTGCAAGAATTATCCTTATCACAATTTACTAACAATATGAGCATGGACTCGGCAGACTTGAAGAACCTATGCAACTTGAGGTTCCTAGACCTTGGTTATTCTTTCACACACGGAATTAAAGCGGAGAAGCTGCCGCAATGTTCGTCAAACAAATTGCAGGAGTTGTACCTGGACGGAAACCAGTTGACAGGAACTCTTGAAGATTGGATGGGACACCGCACCAGCTTAGTCGTTCTTTGGCTCTCCTAGAACAACATTACTGGGCCTATACCAGAATCTATAGGGCGGTTTAGAAATTTACGGGGTCTAGTCCTCTCTGGCAACAACCTGACTGGACATGTGCCATCTGAAATCGGCATTCTCACAAATTTGTGGGGTCTAGACCTCTCGGGCAACCACCTGACTTGACATGTGCCATCTTAAAATCGGCGTTCTCATGAATTTGCGTTCATTGGATCTAAGTAACAATCACTTGGGTGGTCTAGTTACAGAAGAGCACTTTCATGGTTTAAAAAGCTTACAGATCTTATACTTGAATGATAATATGATTACAGAACAACACTTATCTAATAATCAATTTGAGATTAAGGTGGGTTCAGAATGGGTTCCTCCATTTAGACTGCAAGAAGTGCATCTTGGATCTTGCCAGATAGGGCCTCAGTTCCCTGCATGGCTTAAGTGGCAAGTGGAACTTACTTTCCTTAATATCTCAAGCGCAAGGATAACCGATAGGTTTCCAGATTGGTTCTCTAATGCCTTTTCAAAGGTCACATTCATGGATATCTCCAATAACCGAATAAGTAGTGCATTGCCAAAAAAATGGGTAACATGTCATTGGAAAGTTTATTTTTTGGTTCAAACAATATATCTGGTAGAATACCTCAATTGCCCAGAAATCTAAGCACGTTGGACATACCAAGAAACACTTTATCAGGCCCCTGCCATCAGATTTTGGGGGTCCTAACCTGTATTGGATAGATCTATCTTCCAATTACATTACAGGTCAAATCCTGTGTCTGTATGTGAATTGAGATTATCCGACTTGAATTTGGCCAACAATATTCTTGAAGGAGAACTTCCTAAATGTTTCAACACAGAAGTCATCTCGTTTCTATTGTTAAGCAACAATAGCTTCTCTGGCAAGTTTCCACCATTTCTAGAAAGCTGCACAAAGCTATCCTTTTTAGATCTGGGAGGAACAGATTCTCCGGTACATTGCCAATGTGGATTGGAAACATGGAGGAACTACGGTTTCTACGGCTGATCAATAACATGTTCTATGGTCATATTCCAAATAACATCACAAGTCTCAGAAAACTGTATCATTTGAATCTTGCGGCTAATAGGATATCAGGATCCATACCTCATCATCTATCAAATCTAACATCCATGACAACTTCATACGTACTGGATTCTAACACCATTGAAGAATTTTCCATTTCATCAATTGATATGCATGTAATCATCAAGAGGCAAGAACTTAAATACAATGGTTATGCTGCTTTGGGGGTATCGAGCATTGACTTCTCATGCAACTATTTAAATGGTAAAATTCTAGAGGAAATAACATCCCTTGTTGCATTGATGAATCTGAACTTGTCTTGGAATCAATTGAATGGAGGATTACCTAACAAGATTGGGGACATGCAGACATTGGAGTCACTTGACATCTCGAATAATAACATTTCAGGAGAAATCCCGGCAAGCATATCAAATCTAACGTACTTGATTATTCTGGACATGTCCTATAATCATCTAGAAGGAAGAATACCATCAGGAGGTCAACTTGAAACTCTTTACGTGGAGAACCCATCCATGTACAATGGCAACATTGGCCTTTGTGGGCCTATCCTTCATAAAAATTGCTCTGTCAACAATAATGCACCACAGCCTGACCATCAAGAGGGAAGTGAAGAAGTTTCAGAATCGATGTTGTTCATTTACTATGGACTTGGGTCAGGATTTGTAGCTGGCCTCTGGGTTGTGTTTGTTGCTCTGCTCTTCAAGATAGCATGGAGGATTGCTTATTTTCGCTTCTTTGACAAGGTGCATGATAAAGCCTATGTGTTTATAGTTGTCACTTGGGGCAGGTTAGCCAAGACTAGGTAACTACAATTCTAGTGCTACAATGAATCAGCGTATGACAAGTGTCAGTCTATCATATGAGTTGTATGAATAAATGAAAGTGAATAACGTGTATTTAGAGACTTGTGCTAGTGTATGCATTTTTTGTTTTCAGTGAACTTGTAATAATGAATGTTGCATGATGCATGTAACCGTTATTGGTTTGTACTTGTGAGCCATGATGAACCCAGCGTGCTGATGAATCCAAATTCTGAGATCACCTGCACTGATGATATAGAGTGGGCAGACAAAAATATTGTTGTTGTTCACTCTCAATTCGTCCGGACCCTATATTTGGTCTTGGTTGTAGCCAACTCGTAGGAATGTAGGATGACCCTCACAATTGTGCAGGCATGGCCGTAGTGTCGCTTGTTAACTTGAAATGTTATCTAAAATTAATTTAGTTTTCAGGCCTACTTAGTACGTACAAGTTAGCAATGGAACCCGTACTTATGTTTACTACATCTGAACGTGTGAACATAAGGTAAATTCTGAACCACGACTTGTATGTACGTTGTCGTAGAGCAGCTAGCGTACTTACATGAATATGAGCATTTCCAACATCTTCCATATAATAGGGCACGAAAAGTTGGTGGAGAAAAAAGAATGGGCATCAGAAGGTGTTTTTTTGGGCATGAGAAGTGGCCGTCTTCAACAGCACCTTAAAATAGGCACCCAGATCAACCAAATCATCTTCTTTTTCAACTAAATATTTGAACTACTTCAATCATAATCCATATTTTTTTTAAAGTTCGACCAAAATTTAAACATAGTTCAAATACCAACTACTGAATGGATATAGCCGGCTGACAGCTGATGTGAGCATAGACAGATGTTCATCGTGTATAAGATGTTCATTTTTCTTCTTACAACATCTCATCTTGCTTTAAAAAAGTGTCCATCACATATTAATAACATAATGTTCATCATCTATTTATTTTAAGGGAAATGTTCATCACACATTAAAAAGAGTTAGCATAAATATGTTTCAGGTTTATTAAAAAGGTCTATCGTTAATTAAAAGTGACTaccatgtattaattttttatggTGTATTAAAAATGTTCTTACAGGTACATAAAAAAATGTGCATCATGTATGAAAATTTTGTTTGTCATGTATTAGGATTTTTTTATGGACGCGACTAATGTCCGACTGTGTGGTCATTAGCAACAAATCCACACGATTCCTATATTCCATCAATCACCCTTGCTCGGGAGCCCTTCTTTCTTTTCTTAATTGTGACTGACGTGGATGAAAGAAAGAGCGCTGCATGCTTATGTCtcaaaaaatgcatgcatgcatgtaagaCAGAATTGCTGACATCAGCAAAGATTCCATCAAATTTCACAatttaaaatgttttgtagcttAAACCATCGCTCCGATTGAAAAACCGTTTTCACAATAAAGATTCGTCACGACgagaccttcgaaactagatcccatgttggtatgtttcgaTGACTTTTTTTCGGATCGAAAGTTACCAGACCCAGACTAAGTAAGTTATCACATATATGATCCATAAGTTACCATCTTATTTATATAGAAATTACCGGGGCATAAAAAGTGGTCCTCCAATTCCCCCCTATGCAAATGATTTAGAAGACCGAAAAGTTGATGTCATCCTTGATTCCCCTAAGTTTCAAACTTCAAAATGTTTTCTAGCTCAAACCTTCGGTCCGATCAAAAAATCGCCTTCACATAAAAAACACACCGTGAAGAGGGCGTCGAAACTAGATCCTATGTTGATATGTTCCGACGACTTTTATTTCGGATCAAAAGTTACCAGTTCTAGGCTTAATAATTTATCACACATGTGTACATATGTTACCACGTTGTTTCAACAGATATTAGCGGGACATAAACCTTCCAACCTTCTTATCAGCTCGGGTTAAACTTACTGCGGTGATTGTGCATGTGTTATCACGTATAAGATGCATATAGTACCAAAAAAATTTACACGAAAGTTGTCGAGGTATGTTATTAAACAACTCCCTCATCAAAGTTATCAGAATCGAgacacataagttatcaggtctgatctgtgagttatcatgctattcacacaaaagttaCGGAGGGAATATTTCATCCCCCCCCATGCCAAAGTTATCAGGACTGAGGTACACAAGTTATCAGGTCTGTGatatgtgagttaccatgctattcacataaAAGTTACCAGGGGGTATTTCatcaccccccctcccccccctgcACACACACACCCCatgccaaagttatcaggaccggGATACATAAATTATCAGTGTGCGacgtgtgagttaccatgctattcacacaaaagttaACGGTGGTATATTTCATCAACCACCCTGCcctcccgccccccccccccccccaccggcggCAAAGTCACCAGGACcgaggtacataagttatcaggttttCCATGAGTGACTTACAGTGCTATTAACATTAAAGTTGCCGTGGGTACATTTTATGACCCCATCGTCAAAGTTATTAGCAACGAGGCACATAAGTTATCGCCGCCCTTTGCCTTGGCGGTGCCGCCCCACTTGGTGTTCAAAATTTCCGCGATTTTTGTACATAAGTTATAAGGTCTGTAGTTTGCCTATTACCATCCTACTTATACAGAAGTTACCAGGGGTGCGCATTCAACAGATATTTTCCGCAGGTAAAAACTTTCGCAATTTTTGTATCTAAGTTATCACGTCCGTGGTACGTATATTCCAATGCCATTTTACACAAAAGTTACCGGCGGTATGTTTTCCAACAACTCCCGCCTCTTGTTGAAAAGTTACCGTgctgtttgtacctaagttatcaggtctgtaGTGTGTCTACTATCACCTTTTTACACAGAAGTTATCGGGTTATGTGTATTCAACAACTTTTTACCCAGGAAAACGTTATTGTAatatttgtacctaagttatcaggtttgCGGTACGTACATAGGTTATTAGCTCCGCTGTGCATAAAAATTATCATGCAATTTGCAGAAAAGTTATtggggatgggggggggggggggcaataagTTGCCGATGGGTTGTACACATGTCATCTGCTCCGATGTGCATAAATTATCATgttatttgtatagaagttatcgGGAGGTGGGGGTATAGACAGCTTATACAATAGACTGTCTTTCTAGCTGTCTATaacatttgaaatgagaaaaactCTACAAATCCAGCTACTAATTTTTCCAAATGCAAAACAATAAAGCAAGTAATTTGCAGAGACTCCTGCCACCATGCATAGTGTTGGCTTCATTTCACGTGGCATCCACGAAGAGAAAAAATAGCAAAATTAATTAAGGGAGGAAAATGTAGAGAGAGACGAAGCAAAGAATGGATCAATCCCAATTCCTAGAAGTCGCATGCATCACAAGCTGAGCTGACAGTGATTTTGCACATCCTTTGTGGCCTCGCCTTGGTGGCTGTTGACCACTGTCCTCAAACGATCACAATCACAAGGTTTTCCAGGAATTTGGAATCATGAAAGAGGTGGCAAGTCACGTACTCGCGTGCAGGTAGTCAGCTGGATCATGTGCAGTTTTCTTTTCTCTTTCCGACGAGTGTTTCTACCTCCTGCGATGCCCATCGATGGTAGTAAAGTGCAGACCTGCAACTTTGAACCGTATACACTACATGTACCTTGTATTTGCACAAAAAAATAGGTATGGCAGCAGCCAAACCATGCGACTACATCAGCCTCAAGTAGCGGCTCGTCGGGCGACGCACATGGTCTCTTACTCGCCGCTGACGACAAGAGGATTGGGATGCTAGATTCTTGCAGAGAGGAAAAATCAGACCTGCGGTTGCACGCGTCCTCGGCGTGATGCAGCTGACGCTGCGACGGCGCTCTGGGATTAGGGGAGGCCGGCGGGAGCGAAACCGGCGGCGCAGGGGTGCAGGGTGTCGGGGAATGGCCAGATCCAGACGTGGACGAGGTAGGGGAGGTCGGAGACGGCGCTGTATCGGGCGGCGGCCGTGTAACCGAGAGACAGAGTGGTTGAGCGAAAGAAGAGAAGGGAAGGAGtagggagaaggaagggagagggaaggaGCAGGGGCAGATGGGAGGTTCGAGGGGCGCTTCTGCTGGTGCTGCTCGCCGGCGGTGGGCGCACCGAGCGCGGCGGGACATGGGGTGTGTGGCCAGCGGGAGGATGACGACGCCTCCGTGGAGCAGTTGTCGCACAGGCGGGGAGGCCAGCGAAACGTTATCTTCAGCGGACTCTACTTTTGAAGCGCGATGGTCGTATGGCATCCAGCGCGTGCGGATCTGTTACTAAAATCCTGCCGGTAGGAATATAGCTTTCTCGTTTTTTTATTATATACTTAAAAAATcctttagtattagatacatccgtatctagacaaatctaagacaagaattttgggacggagggagtacttaaaaaATCCTTACGGTGTTTACTGAAAATAATTTAGGATGATATTTAAAAAAATTCCATGCGTATTTATAAATTCTTATCATGTATTTTGTTTCATGCGCATCTTTTATTGGAAAATATTAATTGTGTATTAAAAGAATCTTCAATGCCCATTTTTAAATGTTCACTGTATGTTTAAAAAATGGTCAACATGTTTTCTAAAAATttcattttatattttataaaTACAATAATAATTGTGAATAAATATTTATTTATAAATCTTAAAGTAAATGCAAGAAATAAAAAGTAAAGTATGAAGCTAATCGGCCCAACTTGAAGGTTGCTGGCCAGTGCAGGTGAGGGAGTCTTTGTGGGTCTACGCGCTCGGGCTCGGATTATTGAAATCACTAATTGAGATGTACTTCTTCCAAAGATCATTCCCACCTCCCCAAATTGTGACAAGTCACAACCTGggagttttttcttttttcgtagatccgtttattcaaaatgttttatctcttaaacagtGTGTCCgaatcttgaaccgttttcatcattggattcctcgcgtcgagatcttcaaaactaggtcTCTTGTTGATAGGGTTTGGCAAAAAAATCACAACAAAAATGACGAAAAAACAAACCGGGAGCActtttttccctttctgaaagagcacggccatgcctctcgcgaaagcaaaaccgtgcctttcgcggaagcaaaatcatgccacttgcgaa
This window of the Triticum aestivum cultivar Chinese Spring chromosome 5D, IWGSC CS RefSeq v2.1, whole genome shotgun sequence genome carries:
- the LOC123126340 gene encoding receptor-like protein 56, with the translated sequence MHPPAKMLLLLAGVVAVLLATSSHVSAACTPQERDALLAIKRGITGEIGTAGLLASWRKDEDCCRWRGVRFLPGKCLPHLGKLSKLHYLDLSPYDYNYVSSKDLSWLTRLQFPRYLNLGAVDLSTVADWPHVVNALPSLRSLHLHRCALISAHQSLPQLNLSTTIEDLDLSENNFDHPIASCWLWNLTRLKHLYLEANIGLYGQLPDALGGMVSLQELSLSQFTNNMSMDSADLKNLCNLRFLDLGYSFTHGIKAEKLPQCSSNKLQELYLDGNQLTGTLEDWMGHRTSLVVLWLS